A genomic stretch from Chitinophaga agri includes:
- a CDS encoding hydroxypyruvate isomerase family protein, giving the protein MERRKFLQQGTLAGLSTLALGSTATAMHCATENEHAGKTFNLNYAPHDGMFKNSAGAGFLDQIQFMYDQGFRAIEDNGLMKRDPAEQEKIGKLLSKLGMQMGVFVIDGGDNWKVSLTSGKQEFKDAFVKECKRALETAKRVNAKWATVVPGYFERNLPIGVQTAHVIEAFRMGANVLEKEGLVMVMEPLSDNPDLFLRTAEQSYGICKAVNSPSCKILYDIYHMQRNTGNLIPVMEMCWDEIAYIQIGDNPGRKEPTSGEINYKNIFKHLHKKGFKGILGMEHGNAYPGKEGEQALIKAYRESDDFL; this is encoded by the coding sequence ATGGAAAGAAGAAAATTCCTTCAGCAAGGAACCCTTGCAGGTCTCTCCACACTGGCATTAGGCTCGACAGCCACTGCGATGCATTGTGCTACAGAGAATGAACACGCTGGTAAGACATTCAACCTGAACTACGCCCCCCACGACGGTATGTTTAAGAACAGCGCAGGCGCTGGTTTCCTTGACCAGATCCAGTTTATGTACGATCAGGGCTTCCGTGCCATTGAAGACAATGGCCTGATGAAAAGAGACCCGGCAGAACAGGAGAAGATCGGTAAACTGCTCAGCAAACTGGGCATGCAGATGGGGGTGTTTGTTATTGATGGCGGCGACAACTGGAAAGTTTCCCTGACATCCGGTAAACAGGAGTTCAAAGATGCCTTTGTGAAGGAGTGTAAGCGGGCACTGGAAACAGCGAAACGGGTCAATGCCAAATGGGCGACGGTCGTACCTGGCTATTTTGAGCGCAACCTGCCTATCGGTGTGCAAACGGCTCATGTCATCGAAGCGTTCCGTATGGGAGCGAACGTACTGGAAAAAGAAGGGTTGGTAATGGTGATGGAACCATTGAGTGACAACCCGGACCTGTTCCTCCGTACAGCAGAACAGAGTTATGGCATCTGTAAAGCGGTGAACAGCCCTAGCTGTAAGATCCTTTACGACATCTATCATATGCAGCGTAATACAGGCAATCTGATTCCGGTAATGGAAATGTGCTGGGATGAAATTGCCTATATACAGATCGGCGACAACCCTGGGCGTAAAGAACCGACCAGTGGAGAGATCAACTATAAGAACATTTTCAAGCACCTCCACAAGAAAGGTTTCAAGGGAATACTGGGTATGGAGCATGGGAATGCTTATCCGGGTAAAGAGGGGGAACAGGCGCTGATAAAGGCTTACAGAGAAAGCGATGATTTTCTGTGA
- a CDS encoding formylglycine-generating enzyme family protein translates to MKNRILALSLGSLLAGPAFAQEPSQPFAAYEEKLPGTDFTFKMVPIPAGEVTLGSPAGEKGRNTDEGPQKKVKINAFWMSAYEVTFEQYDVYSDPEKDKTPIPDGMTRPSPPYIDLTLGMGKVGGYPANSMSQYGALMYCKWLYAKTGVFYRLPTEAEWEYACRAGATTAYPFGNNAAQLKEYAWYAGNSDNKYHKVGELKPNAWGLYDMLGNVAEWTLDQYDEQYLSHAAENDPWIKPTSKTPRTIKGGNYRDEAVALRSASRLKSDPNWNRRDPQIPKSYWWNADAPFVGFRLVRPQQQPSKEEAERFFEEVVDQYKGAR, encoded by the coding sequence ATGAAAAACAGAATACTGGCGTTGTCGCTGGGGAGCTTGCTGGCTGGTCCGGCATTCGCACAGGAACCCTCCCAGCCGTTTGCTGCTTATGAAGAAAAGTTGCCTGGAACAGACTTTACTTTTAAAATGGTACCCATCCCCGCCGGGGAAGTTACACTGGGAAGCCCTGCCGGAGAAAAAGGTCGGAATACGGACGAAGGTCCTCAGAAAAAAGTGAAAATCAATGCATTCTGGATGAGTGCATATGAGGTTACCTTTGAACAGTATGATGTTTATTCTGACCCCGAGAAGGATAAAACTCCTATCCCGGATGGGATGACCCGCCCTAGTCCTCCATATATTGACCTGACGCTTGGTATGGGAAAAGTAGGAGGCTATCCGGCAAATAGTATGAGCCAGTACGGTGCCCTGATGTATTGTAAATGGCTTTACGCCAAGACAGGGGTATTCTACCGTCTGCCAACTGAAGCAGAGTGGGAATATGCCTGCCGCGCTGGCGCGACAACCGCTTATCCCTTCGGGAACAATGCCGCTCAGTTAAAAGAATACGCCTGGTATGCCGGTAACAGCGATAATAAGTACCATAAAGTTGGAGAACTGAAACCGAATGCCTGGGGATTGTATGATATGCTTGGCAATGTGGCGGAATGGACGCTTGATCAATACGACGAGCAGTATCTATCACACGCAGCTGAGAATGATCCATGGATCAAACCAACATCTAAAACACCTCGTACGATCAAAGGTGGTAACTACCGAGATGAGGCAGTTGCACTGCGTAGCGCAAGCCGGCTAAAATCTGATCCTAACTGGAACCGCAGAGATCCTCAGATCCCTAAGAGCTACTGGTGGAATGCAGATGCTCCTTTTGTAGGCTTTCGGTTAGTACGCCCGCAACAACAGCCGAGCAAGGAAGAAGCAGAACGTTTCTTCGAAGAAGTAGTAGATCAATATAAAGGCGCAAGATAA
- a CDS encoding Gfo/Idh/MocA family protein, which produces MQQEELNQFHGKSRRDFVKESSLLAGGLLTMPMLSQANFFSGAGDVIKIALIGCGGRGTGAAVQALSTKENVQLVAMADAFADRLNNSYNDIKGEVGDKPGKLNVKEEHKFVGFDAYQKAIALADVVILATPPGFRPVHFEEAIKQGKHVFMEKPVATDPAGIKKVLEAAEVAKSKKLNVVVGLQRRYQTSYRELYKRFQDGIIGDIVSMQVWWNQGALWVKPRKPEYTEMEYQMRNWYYFNWLCGDHIVEQHIHNIDVGNWFMNDYPVTAVGMGGRAVRTGKEFGEIYDHHYVEYRYGNGVVMNSQCRHWKDADSRVDEEIVGVKGRMIMDKGVIKDHKGKVLYQFDRKNENQPYQAEHDELFAAIAKGEYKFHDAERAAKTTLTAIIGRLATYSGQTIAFDKALNSGLNLQPAKYAFDAAPPIVPDAQGNYAYAKPGITRYFS; this is translated from the coding sequence ATGCAACAGGAAGAACTGAATCAATTCCACGGTAAGTCCCGCAGGGACTTCGTAAAAGAGTCTTCACTACTCGCAGGCGGCCTGCTGACAATGCCGATGCTTTCTCAGGCTAACTTCTTTTCAGGTGCAGGCGATGTTATTAAGATCGCTCTTATAGGCTGCGGCGGACGAGGTACCGGCGCTGCTGTTCAGGCCCTGAGCACGAAAGAAAATGTACAGCTGGTTGCGATGGCGGATGCTTTCGCTGATAGACTGAACAACAGCTACAACGATATTAAAGGAGAAGTAGGCGATAAGCCAGGAAAGCTGAATGTAAAAGAAGAACACAAATTCGTTGGGTTTGACGCTTATCAGAAAGCGATCGCACTGGCGGATGTAGTGATCCTCGCTACACCTCCGGGTTTCCGTCCCGTTCATTTTGAAGAGGCGATCAAACAGGGTAAACATGTATTCATGGAGAAACCCGTTGCTACTGATCCTGCCGGTATAAAGAAAGTACTCGAAGCCGCAGAAGTAGCCAAGTCTAAGAAACTGAACGTCGTAGTAGGATTGCAACGCCGGTATCAGACTTCCTACCGTGAATTATACAAGCGTTTCCAGGATGGTATCATTGGCGATATCGTATCTATGCAGGTATGGTGGAACCAGGGTGCCCTGTGGGTAAAACCACGTAAACCTGAATACACCGAAATGGAATACCAGATGCGTAACTGGTATTATTTCAATTGGTTGTGTGGCGATCATATTGTAGAGCAGCATATTCACAATATTGATGTGGGTAACTGGTTCATGAATGACTATCCGGTGACCGCTGTCGGTATGGGCGGCCGCGCTGTACGTACCGGTAAAGAATTCGGAGAGATCTATGACCATCACTATGTTGAATACCGCTATGGTAATGGTGTAGTAATGAACAGCCAGTGCCGTCACTGGAAAGATGCCGACAGCCGTGTAGATGAAGAGATTGTGGGTGTCAAGGGCCGCATGATCATGGATAAAGGTGTGATCAAAGATCACAAGGGAAAAGTGCTGTATCAGTTTGACAGGAAAAACGAAAATCAGCCTTACCAGGCAGAACATGATGAGCTGTTTGCCGCCATTGCGAAAGGAGAATATAAGTTCCATGATGCAGAAAGGGCTGCAAAGACTACCCTGACGGCCATTATCGGCCGACTGGCCACTTACTCCGGTCAGACTATTGCATTCGACAAAGCATTAAATTCCGGCCTGAACCTGCAACCTGCTAAATACGCATTTGACGCAGCTCCGCCGATCGTGCCGGATGCACAGGGCAATTATGCATATGCTAAGCCAGGTATCACTAGATATTTTAGCTAA
- a CDS encoding D-alanyl-D-alanine carboxypeptidase/D-alanyl-D-alanine-endopeptidase has protein sequence MRSFRIVLLGCLLFSITSETFAQFGPIKKWAEEELLSSAALKKAHTGISIYEPATGRYWYSYQDDHYFTPASNTKIFSLYTGLRLLGDSLPALRYLLTDTVLYVKGTADPAFLHPDYKVQPAWDLLLQSKQPIVVVPAVNENKRFGSGWAWSDYADYYQPELNEWPIYGNVAWVRHQRDTTTISPRMFNDSLHLSVRRDDTLKELLIEREEHSNRFAVAYNGKDWSIQTGEVPFVTGNTTDLTGRLQDTLHKSVTVAAPGIPGTDQPFSLLKGIPVDSLFLPMMHRSDNFFAEQTLMMCSALLWDTISTARTIAFMQKSYLANLPDSPKWVDGSGLSRYNLFTPRDFVSVLADMYKTYPSERLYALFPTGGKGTLKNYYKQQFVHAKTGTLSGCVALSGYLVTKKNKTLIFSVLVNNHNNSATAVRRSVESFLTQIWEKY, from the coding sequence ATGAGATCATTCAGGATTGTTTTATTAGGATGTCTGCTGTTTTCCATTACATCTGAGACCTTCGCACAATTTGGTCCGATAAAGAAATGGGCGGAAGAAGAGCTGCTCTCAAGTGCAGCGCTGAAGAAAGCACATACCGGTATCAGTATTTATGAACCGGCTACTGGCAGGTACTGGTACAGCTACCAGGATGATCACTATTTTACCCCGGCATCCAATACAAAGATCTTCTCTTTATACACCGGTCTGCGTTTATTGGGCGATTCCCTGCCGGCCTTGCGCTATCTCCTGACGGACACTGTCTTATACGTAAAAGGAACCGCAGATCCTGCTTTCCTGCATCCTGACTATAAAGTACAACCCGCCTGGGACCTGTTACTGCAGTCAAAACAGCCCATCGTTGTCGTACCTGCTGTCAATGAAAATAAACGCTTCGGAAGTGGATGGGCATGGAGTGATTATGCCGATTACTATCAACCGGAACTGAACGAATGGCCTATATATGGTAATGTCGCCTGGGTGCGCCATCAGCGCGATACCACAACCATCTCCCCACGGATGTTTAATGATTCACTGCATCTCTCCGTGCGCAGGGACGATACATTGAAAGAACTGCTCATAGAAAGAGAAGAACATAGTAACCGGTTTGCTGTAGCATATAACGGGAAAGACTGGAGCATACAGACAGGAGAGGTGCCATTTGTGACCGGTAATACAACTGACCTGACTGGTCGCTTACAGGATACTTTACATAAATCAGTGACAGTGGCAGCACCAGGTATACCTGGTACGGATCAGCCATTTTCTTTGCTGAAAGGTATTCCCGTAGACTCTCTCTTTCTGCCAATGATGCATCGTAGTGATAACTTCTTTGCTGAACAGACATTAATGATGTGTTCTGCTTTGTTATGGGATACGATCAGTACTGCCCGCACCATTGCTTTCATGCAAAAGAGCTATCTGGCTAACCTGCCCGATTCTCCTAAATGGGTGGACGGCTCAGGGCTATCCCGCTATAATCTTTTTACACCGAGAGACTTTGTAAGTGTGTTAGCTGATATGTATAAAACATATCCTTCAGAACGACTATACGCACTATTTCCAACAGGTGGAAAAGGCACACTGAAAAACTACTATAAACAGCAGTTCGTGCACGCCAAAACAGGTACGCTGTCAGGATGTGTGGCATTGAGCGGCTACCTGGTTACAAAGAAAAATAAAACACTGATCTTCAGTGTACTTGTAAATAACCACAATAACAGTGCTACGGCGGTCCGGCGCAGTGTAGAAAGCTTCCTCACACAGATCTGGGAGAAATACTAA
- a CDS encoding carboxypeptidase-like regulatory domain-containing protein: MHLLRLSPVLLVCLLLLATGACKKEKSWEGTPPETEEPPAQTVTTSIQGRVLNEQRQPVQAARVSGGGTTAVTDVNGYFLLQNIRSLDDATVVSVEKAGYFKSSRTLMVREEQLHYIQLELLLQNETPVNNSTGDIIPFPEGTLTFPANSVVTAGSQPYGGQVTVRSIYVNPENSTFSDQMPGDLRGINDQGKQVLLRPFSMIVFQLEDDGGTALLVDPTKPVSFRIMIPGSLLSSAPNEIPLWHFDTGTGLWQQEGTATREGNDYAATANKPGYWLCATTLPQIVLTALVKDQEGNPVPNLRITILTKQDLVPAFAFTAGDGIYYGKVPSGKPLILTVTDNCDNVLRQQEIGPLNTSSAIDNISVTLPASTSLIVKGTAKDCDNFNVVTGRVIINIDGQNYAASIALGKFNTTIVRCDNAAVNITLTATDDRTGKTSAMTTNASSGTITPNIVVCD; encoded by the coding sequence ATGCATTTGTTAAGATTGTCCCCGGTGCTGCTCGTATGTCTGTTATTGTTGGCAACAGGCGCCTGTAAGAAAGAAAAATCCTGGGAAGGAACACCTCCTGAGACAGAAGAACCACCTGCCCAGACGGTTACCACCAGTATACAGGGACGTGTACTGAATGAACAGCGGCAACCTGTGCAGGCAGCAAGGGTTTCCGGAGGCGGTACTACAGCCGTTACGGACGTCAATGGTTACTTCCTGTTGCAAAACATCCGCTCTCTGGATGATGCAACTGTTGTCTCCGTAGAAAAGGCCGGCTACTTTAAGAGCTCACGTACGCTCATGGTACGGGAGGAACAACTGCACTATATACAGCTGGAACTGCTGCTGCAAAATGAAACACCTGTTAACAATAGTACTGGTGACATCATTCCTTTTCCGGAAGGCACGCTTACCTTTCCAGCCAATAGCGTAGTAACTGCTGGAAGTCAGCCGTATGGCGGCCAGGTTACTGTGCGTTCCATCTATGTCAATCCGGAAAACAGCACTTTTTCCGACCAGATGCCTGGCGATCTCCGGGGTATTAATGACCAGGGGAAACAGGTATTGCTACGGCCATTCAGTATGATCGTTTTTCAGCTGGAAGACGATGGTGGAACGGCTTTATTGGTGGATCCCACAAAGCCGGTTAGCTTCCGTATTATGATTCCAGGCAGCCTGTTAAGCAGTGCGCCTAATGAAATTCCGCTGTGGCATTTTGATACAGGCACGGGACTGTGGCAGCAGGAAGGTACCGCCACACGGGAGGGCAATGACTACGCAGCTACGGCCAATAAACCGGGCTACTGGCTATGTGCCACTACCCTGCCTCAGATTGTATTGACCGCACTGGTAAAAGATCAGGAAGGTAATCCTGTACCTAATCTCAGGATCACTATCCTCACCAAACAGGATCTTGTTCCGGCATTTGCCTTCACTGCCGGAGACGGCATCTACTATGGCAAGGTGCCTTCTGGTAAGCCGCTGATATTGACAGTCACTGACAACTGCGATAACGTCCTGCGACAGCAGGAAATAGGTCCACTCAATACCAGTAGCGCTATAGACAATATCAGTGTCACGTTGCCAGCATCTACCTCACTGATCGTCAAAGGGACGGCAAAGGACTGCGACAACTTCAATGTGGTGACCGGGAGGGTGATCATTAATATCGACGGACAAAACTATGCGGCCAGCATTGCGCTTGGCAAGTTCAATACAACAATTGTCAGGTGTGATAACGCAGCGGTTAATATTACCCTTACCGCTACAGACGACCGGACAGGAAAAACATCTGCCATGACCACCAACGCAAGCAGTGGAACGATCACTCCGAACATCGTGGTATGTGATTAA
- a CDS encoding Gfo/Idh/MocA family protein produces MVQEKNNQGSHESRRSFLKNGALAAAGFMIVPRHVLGGKGFIAPSDRLRVAGIGVGGKGESDLSEIAKGPADITYLCDVDTRRAAASVARFPKAKFYKDFREMLDKEHKHIDAVTVSTPDHQHAVAAMAAMQLGKHVYVQKPLTHDIFEARALTAAAQKHKVVTQMGNQGASGDGVRQMMEWYNAGLIGDVHTVYCWTDRPVWPQGIPWSSMKADIPKELDWNLWLGTAPYKDYIDKLVPFNWRGWWDYGTGALGDMGCHIIEPPFRILGLGYPKSVECSVGSVYVDEFKRGYFPESCPPSSHVILKFDGKNGKEITLHWMDGGIQPERPEELGPNEVMGDGGNGAILIGDKGKMMCGTYGRDPQLLPTSKTKQTNTPQTIARVPEGHYVQWVNAAIAGFNSPKDKLISSPFSIAGPLTETLLMANLAIRSFDIKKEKDGHTSFPGRYIKLLWDSKQMKITNFDDANQFVKRTYREGWSLGV; encoded by the coding sequence ATGGTCCAGGAAAAAAACAATCAGGGAAGTCATGAATCCCGTAGATCATTTCTAAAGAACGGCGCACTTGCTGCTGCCGGCTTTATGATCGTTCCACGTCACGTTTTAGGAGGTAAAGGTTTTATCGCACCAAGTGATCGCCTACGCGTAGCAGGTATCGGTGTGGGAGGTAAAGGAGAAAGCGATCTGTCTGAAATCGCAAAAGGTCCGGCTGATATTACGTACCTGTGCGATGTAGATACCCGCAGAGCAGCCGCTTCTGTAGCCCGTTTCCCCAAAGCTAAATTCTACAAAGACTTCAGGGAAATGCTCGACAAAGAGCACAAACATATTGATGCGGTAACCGTTTCTACACCCGATCATCAGCACGCAGTAGCCGCTATGGCCGCTATGCAGCTGGGAAAACACGTATACGTGCAGAAACCACTCACACATGATATTTTTGAAGCACGTGCACTGACTGCTGCCGCCCAGAAACATAAAGTAGTTACTCAGATGGGTAACCAGGGTGCTTCCGGTGATGGTGTACGCCAGATGATGGAATGGTACAATGCCGGCCTGATCGGTGATGTGCATACCGTTTATTGCTGGACTGACCGTCCGGTATGGCCGCAGGGTATTCCGTGGTCCAGCATGAAAGCGGACATCCCTAAAGAGCTGGATTGGAACCTGTGGTTAGGTACTGCCCCTTACAAAGATTACATTGACAAGCTGGTTCCATTCAACTGGCGTGGCTGGTGGGATTATGGTACTGGTGCCCTGGGTGATATGGGCTGTCATATCATCGAACCTCCTTTCCGCATACTCGGACTGGGTTATCCTAAGTCCGTAGAATGTAGCGTTGGTAGCGTGTATGTAGATGAATTTAAACGCGGCTACTTCCCGGAAAGCTGTCCTCCATCTTCGCACGTTATCCTCAAATTTGATGGTAAGAACGGTAAGGAAATCACCCTTCACTGGATGGACGGTGGTATTCAGCCGGAGCGTCCGGAAGAACTTGGCCCTAACGAAGTTATGGGCGATGGTGGCAACGGCGCTATCCTGATCGGAGATAAAGGTAAAATGATGTGTGGTACCTATGGTAGAGATCCTCAGCTGTTACCTACCAGCAAGACCAAACAAACGAACACGCCGCAGACCATTGCCCGTGTACCGGAAGGTCACTATGTGCAGTGGGTAAATGCAGCAATCGCTGGTTTCAATAGTCCGAAAGACAAGTTGATCAGCTCTCCGTTCTCTATTGCTGGTCCGCTGACAGAAACCTTGCTCATGGCGAACCTGGCTATCAGAAGCTTCGATATCAAGAAGGAAAAAGATGGTCACACCAGCTTCCCCGGCCGTTATATCAAACTGCTCTGGGATAGCAAGCAGATGAAGATCACTAACTTCGACGATGCGAACCAGTTTGTGAAGAGAACCTACCGCGAAGGCTGGAGCCTGGGGGTATAA
- a CDS encoding gluconate 2-dehydrogenase subunit 3 family protein, with amino-acid sequence MDRRESLKALTIGSFSVGTILTACNDKTPAAKEKGTGDKLPGYGRTEPEAARDAALMAETFFTAAEMKTITVLTDIIIPADEHSGSASEAKVPAFIEFMAKDQPQFKLPLRGGLRWLDVQCMKRYNNGFTDCTPQQQLELVDQIAYPEQAKPEMSQGVAFFSLMRDLTANGFFTSDMGIKDIGYKGNVANEWDGVPADVLQQYGLAYDEKLLPQYLKMEDRGKIMTWD; translated from the coding sequence ATGGACAGAAGGGAATCGCTCAAAGCGTTAACTATAGGCTCTTTCTCAGTCGGCACCATACTGACCGCCTGTAATGATAAAACGCCTGCCGCCAAAGAAAAAGGAACCGGAGATAAACTGCCGGGGTATGGTCGTACAGAACCGGAAGCAGCCAGGGACGCCGCCTTAATGGCCGAGACTTTCTTTACGGCAGCAGAAATGAAAACGATTACGGTACTCACCGATATTATTATTCCGGCTGATGAACACTCCGGCAGCGCTTCTGAAGCCAAAGTGCCTGCCTTTATAGAGTTTATGGCCAAAGACCAGCCACAGTTCAAACTGCCATTACGCGGTGGACTACGCTGGCTGGATGTACAGTGCATGAAACGGTACAATAACGGGTTCACGGATTGTACACCACAACAGCAACTGGAACTGGTAGACCAGATCGCGTATCCGGAGCAGGCAAAGCCAGAAATGAGTCAGGGCGTTGCTTTCTTTAGTCTGATGCGCGACCTTACTGCCAACGGCTTTTTCACCAGTGACATGGGTATTAAAGACATCGGGTACAAAGGTAATGTAGCGAATGAATGGGATGGCGTTCCGGCAGATGTGCTGCAACAATACGGACTGGCTTACGATGAAAAGCTGCTGCCACAGTATTTAAAAATGGAAGACAGAGGCAAGATCATGACCTGGGATTAA
- a CDS encoding GMC family oxidoreductase, translating into MAFQIKQKGPVYDICIVGSGAGGGMAAKILSEAGLKIALLEAGPKYDPADPNQITQLKWPSASPRRGATTTRPFGDFDAAYGGWDIEGEPYTAKDGTKFDWFRSRMVGGRTNHWGRISLRFGPRDFKHKSYDGLGDDWPISYEDVAPYYDRVDKMIGVFGTREGMPNEPDGFFLPPPKPRLHELMLKKAGDKLKIPVITSRMSMLTRPVNKDRGACFFCGQCNRGCQVYADFSSSSVLVKPAMKSGHVDLYDNAMAREVLTDKEGKATGVAYVDKTDLQEYVVNAKVIVLAASACESARLLLNSKSARFPNGLANSSGVVGKYLHDSTGSSRAAFMPQLMGRKRYNEDGVGGMHMYVPWWEDNKKLDFARGYHIEFGGGMRMPTYGGFTGIERLNGKYPGADGKSKAAGGYGLALKEDYRHFYGATIGMAGRGECIAREDNYCEIDPKVVDKWGIPVLRFNYTWSDHEIKQAKHMQDTFEQLIHELGGVPLGTKPGAETMYGLETPGRIIHEVGTTRMGDDPKRSVLNKHNQAHDVKNLFVVDGGPFVSQADKNPTWTILALSLRASEFIMGELKKQNL; encoded by the coding sequence ATGGCATTTCAGATAAAACAGAAAGGACCAGTCTATGATATTTGCATTGTTGGTTCTGGTGCAGGTGGCGGTATGGCGGCCAAAATACTCTCAGAAGCAGGACTTAAAATAGCCCTCCTGGAAGCAGGACCCAAATATGACCCGGCAGATCCCAACCAAATTACACAATTAAAATGGCCATCCGCTTCTCCCCGCAGAGGTGCCACCACGACCCGTCCCTTCGGCGACTTTGATGCTGCCTACGGCGGATGGGATATTGAAGGCGAACCGTATACTGCCAAAGACGGTACCAAATTCGACTGGTTCCGTTCCAGAATGGTCGGTGGACGTACCAATCACTGGGGACGTATATCACTCCGGTTCGGCCCCAGGGATTTTAAACATAAAAGCTATGATGGTCTCGGCGATGACTGGCCTATCAGTTACGAGGACGTTGCGCCTTATTATGACCGTGTAGATAAAATGATCGGTGTATTTGGTACCCGTGAGGGAATGCCTAATGAGCCGGATGGCTTCTTCCTCCCTCCTCCTAAACCGAGGCTGCATGAACTAATGCTGAAAAAGGCGGGAGATAAGCTGAAGATCCCGGTTATCACCTCGCGTATGTCTATGCTGACACGCCCTGTCAACAAGGACCGTGGTGCCTGTTTCTTTTGCGGGCAGTGTAACCGTGGGTGTCAGGTATATGCAGATTTCTCCTCCTCTTCCGTACTGGTGAAGCCAGCTATGAAAAGCGGACACGTAGATCTTTACGACAATGCCATGGCCAGGGAGGTATTGACCGACAAAGAAGGCAAAGCTACCGGTGTAGCCTATGTAGATAAAACAGACCTGCAGGAGTATGTAGTCAATGCAAAAGTGATCGTGCTTGCTGCCAGTGCCTGTGAATCAGCCAGATTACTGCTGAACTCAAAATCAGCCCGTTTCCCCAATGGATTAGCCAATTCAAGCGGCGTAGTAGGTAAATACCTGCATGATTCTACCGGCTCATCCAGGGCGGCTTTCATGCCACAGCTGATGGGCCGTAAGCGCTACAATGAAGATGGCGTAGGCGGCATGCATATGTACGTTCCATGGTGGGAAGACAATAAGAAACTCGACTTCGCAAGAGGATATCATATCGAATTCGGTGGAGGCATGCGTATGCCTACATACGGCGGCTTTACCGGTATAGAACGCCTGAATGGGAAGTACCCCGGCGCTGATGGTAAATCTAAAGCAGCTGGTGGATATGGCCTCGCACTGAAAGAAGACTACCGTCACTTTTATGGTGCTACCATAGGCATGGCCGGTAGAGGAGAATGTATTGCCCGTGAGGATAACTACTGTGAAATAGATCCGAAAGTGGTGGATAAATGGGGCATTCCTGTATTACGTTTCAACTATACCTGGAGCGATCATGAGATCAAACAGGCGAAACATATGCAGGATACTTTCGAACAACTGATCCATGAACTGGGCGGTGTACCATTAGGCACAAAACCTGGCGCGGAAACCATGTACGGACTTGAAACTCCCGGCAGGATCATTCACGAAGTGGGTACCACGCGTATGGGAGATGATCCGAAAAGGTCTGTGCTCAATAAACATAATCAGGCACATGATGTGAAGAACCTGTTTGTGGTTGACGGCGGCCCATTCGTATCACAGGCGGATAAAAACCCTACCTGGACCATCCTCGCCCTGTCACTCCGTGCATCGGAATTCATTATGGGAGAGTTGAAAAAGCAAAACCTTTAA